In Bacteroidetes bacterium GWF2_43_63, the genomic stretch TGCGTCCGGCAGAATTTTTTCCCAGGCTCAGAAACAACTTTTTTGCGACTTCTCAAAGACCTTGGAAAAAACTTTTATGAGGATCCTGCTCATGCTACATGTACTGGGATTGGATATCATGGCGACTTGCTGCCACTCGACACAACAATGACGGTCGTTGCACGCCAGTTTGCACTAATGACTGAAGCCGGATATAAAAACCTCGTGCCTTCCTGTATCACTTCATTTGGGCTCTATACAGAAATACTTCACACATGGCACGAGTTCCCTGAAATCGAAGATCGTATCAGGAAACATCTTCGCAATTCAACCGGGCGTGAATTCGAAAAGCCCGAAAATCTGGCACATGCCAGTGATATTATGCATTCTTTGAAAGATGAAATTGCTGCACGGGCAAAATATAAACTCATCAATGTTCACACAGGCGAGCCTTTGCGGGTTGTAGACCACATTGGTTGTCATTATGCAAAAATGTTTCCTGCAGCCGGAATCGGTGGAGCTGAATACCCTGCAGTACTTACCGGTATGATTGAGGCCTGGGGTGGTCAGACTGTTGATTATCCTGAGCGTCGTCACTGTTGCGGATTTGGCTTCAGACAATATCTGGTAAAAGCAAATCGCGGCTTCTCTGTATCATGTTCTCATGCCAAATTTGAATCAATGGAACCATTCAAACCTGACATGATAATAACCAATTGTCCGGGTTGTCCGATGTTTCTTGATAAGTGGCAATATACCATTGCGGAAATGACAGGTAAGACCTATGATGAATCGGGTCATGGAATTCCCGTCTTTACGTATGAAGAAGTCGCTGGACTTGTTATGGGATATGATCCATGGGAAATTGGGCTACAGGTTCATCAGATCGGAGCAGAACCTTTGCTTGATAAAATGGGAATTCCGTATGACCTGTCTAAAAAGCATAAAGGAATAGGTGGGAAGGACATCGGGGTTCCGACGTATCCTCAAAATGTAAATGTGGCTGAGAATCCAAAGTTTATTGA encodes the following:
- a CDS encoding heterodisulfide reductase subunit B translates to MNNEGKSKIWSQYQKEIATDNFFYLRSCVRQNFFPGSETTFLRLLKDLGKNFYEDPAHATCTGIGYHGDLLPLDTTMTVVARQFALMTEAGYKNLVPSCITSFGLYTEILHTWHEFPEIEDRIRKHLRNSTGREFEKPENLAHASDIMHSLKDEIAARAKYKLINVHTGEPLRVVDHIGCHYAKMFPAAGIGGAEYPAVLTGMIEAWGGQTVDYPERRHCCGFGFRQYLVKANRGFSVSCSHAKFESMEPFKPDMIITNCPGCPMFLDKWQYTIAEMTGKTYDESGHGIPVFTYEEVAGLVMGYDPWEIGLQVHQIGAEPLLDKMGIPYDLSKKHKGIGGKDIGVPTYPQNVNVAENPKFIEEMQESSECSSESDQNDVLSEIVS